A window of the Mucilaginibacter sp. cycad4 genome harbors these coding sequences:
- a CDS encoding RagB/SusD family nutrient uptake outer membrane protein, translated as MKKYKLYISGILLSALLTGSCTKLDEHVYDKVDAAGFLTRRDDVIRDFLRPFEHGYWSIQGNDVYAAGEDCTDEIGTYNRQGDWQDGGYYQRMHYHTWTPTDNFTSGAWTNFYQGIVLSTNSLQDMESIKDPSKLSVTDAELTDFKSELHTMRAWFYLRAFDFYRNIEIVTDVKNSTQGNPQSTPQETFNFIESELKGAIDGLPTREQLGATGIGRWTKAGAASLLARLYLNAKVYIGTEKYTECEAVCRDIISGKYGAYQLDTRWDAPFDYTNTTLNSEVIYGFPGTLARTHWQYDGGMFFWGMTYDAAPLYCGFTDLGQSNPRFALQPGRDVDSVEYTFQLGKPFVKFQKYPDDLRLKKYKNLGNSQREGMFLYGYLPYTHMVNGVSRTDTVKGNKGPYPLFIRDQVGMFQGAKPGTKITDKESNMNHADHNSGVFLVKYPFYPTPDPNRITSAYAEIRFSEIYYTLAECRYRAGDKAGAANYLNQVRKRNFPAGSTSLYNPDGSQLTDQEMLDEWGREFIGENRRRTDLIRWGVFNTGTWWDKKPDGDKHTEIFPIGRDIINVNPQLKQNPGY; from the coding sequence ATGAAAAAGTATAAACTATATATCAGCGGTATTTTACTGTCGGCATTACTTACCGGCAGCTGTACCAAACTGGATGAACACGTATATGATAAGGTAGATGCAGCAGGTTTCCTGACCAGGCGCGATGACGTGATCAGGGATTTTCTGCGCCCCTTTGAACACGGTTACTGGAGTATACAGGGTAACGATGTATATGCTGCAGGCGAAGATTGCACCGACGAAATAGGTACCTACAACCGCCAGGGCGATTGGCAGGACGGTGGCTATTACCAGCGGATGCATTACCATACATGGACACCTACTGATAATTTCACCAGCGGTGCGTGGACAAACTTTTACCAGGGTATTGTATTGTCAACCAACTCATTGCAGGACATGGAAAGTATCAAAGATCCATCGAAATTAAGTGTAACTGATGCTGAGCTTACCGATTTCAAATCTGAGTTGCACACCATGAGGGCCTGGTTTTACCTGAGGGCTTTTGATTTTTACCGCAATATCGAGATAGTTACCGATGTAAAAAACTCAACACAAGGCAATCCGCAGTCTACCCCGCAGGAAACCTTTAACTTCATTGAGTCGGAACTAAAAGGTGCTATTGATGGTCTGCCTACGCGTGAGCAACTTGGTGCCACCGGCATTGGGCGGTGGACAAAAGCAGGTGCCGCCTCTTTGCTGGCCCGCCTTTATCTCAACGCCAAAGTATATATTGGCACTGAGAAATACACTGAATGCGAAGCTGTTTGCCGGGACATTATCAGCGGCAAATACGGGGCTTATCAACTTGATACCCGCTGGGATGCTCCTTTTGATTATACCAATACTACGCTTAATTCCGAGGTAATCTATGGCTTTCCGGGTACCCTTGCGCGTACGCACTGGCAATATGACGGTGGTATGTTTTTTTGGGGGATGACCTATGATGCCGCGCCGCTATATTGTGGCTTCACTGATTTAGGCCAGTCAAATCCGCGCTTTGCATTGCAGCCAGGGCGTGATGTGGACAGCGTGGAATATACCTTCCAGTTGGGTAAACCTTTTGTGAAGTTTCAGAAATACCCCGACGATCTGCGGTTAAAAAAATACAAGAACCTGGGCAACAGCCAGCGTGAAGGCATGTTTTTGTATGGCTACCTGCCTTACACCCATATGGTAAATGGTGTAAGCCGTACTGATACCGTGAAAGGTAACAAAGGCCCTTATCCATTGTTCATTCGCGACCAGGTGGGTATGTTCCAGGGGGCAAAGCCGGGAACAAAAATAACTGATAAGGAATCAAACATGAACCATGCCGATCACAATTCAGGAGTGTTCCTGGTAAAATATCCATTTTATCCTACGCCTGATCCAAACCGCATTACGTCTGCCTATGCCGAGATCCGGTTTTCGGAGATCTACTACACCCTGGCTGAGTGCCGTTACCGGGCAGGCGATAAAGCCGGCGCCGCTAATTACCTGAACCAGGTAAGAAAACGTAATTTCCCGGCCGGATCAACAAGTTTATATAACCCTGACGGCAGTCAGCTTACCGACCAGGAAATGCTGGACGAATGGGGCAGAGAATTTA
- a CDS encoding glycoside hydrolase family 43 protein, with amino-acid sequence MKKLLALLYFLILSHFISAQERPNILKKNVPLDSIRLSDPFILADHKTAMYYMTGTGGMLWKSKDLKLWEGPFPVAKTDPQSWMGPHPMIWAAELHEYKGKYYYFATFTNRDIKIDTVRGNVIERRASHILVSDQPEGPYVPMKDAAYLPADKPTLDGTFWIDKNGKPYMVYCYEWLQNWNGTIEKIELKPDLSGSVGTGKVLFRASDSPWSREKDENGNIHPNKVTDGPYLFRTQTGRLGMIWTSWVYSVYTQGVAYSSSGTLDGPWIQEKEPVTPPDFGHGMIFKTLQGRLLMAVHSHQDINGHYRRTPHLFEVDDSGDKLIVRGPYVP; translated from the coding sequence ATGAAAAAGCTTTTAGCCCTTTTATATTTTTTAATACTTTCCCATTTCATCTCCGCACAGGAAAGGCCAAATATCCTTAAAAAAAATGTCCCCCTTGACTCCATCAGGCTGAGCGATCCTTTTATCTTGGCCGACCATAAAACTGCGATGTATTATATGACCGGCACCGGTGGTATGCTTTGGAAAAGCAAGGACCTTAAATTGTGGGAAGGGCCTTTCCCGGTTGCCAAAACCGATCCCCAATCATGGATGGGGCCTCATCCAATGATCTGGGCAGCCGAGTTGCATGAGTATAAGGGTAAATACTATTACTTTGCTACGTTCACTAACCGCGATATCAAGATTGATACTGTAAGGGGCAATGTTATAGAACGCCGGGCATCTCATATCCTGGTGAGCGATCAGCCGGAGGGGCCTTATGTGCCGATGAAAGATGCGGCTTATCTGCCTGCTGATAAACCAACCCTCGACGGAACTTTTTGGATTGACAAAAACGGAAAACCCTACATGGTATATTGTTATGAATGGCTGCAAAACTGGAACGGCACTATCGAAAAAATTGAACTAAAACCTGACTTGAGCGGATCGGTTGGGACAGGAAAAGTATTATTCCGTGCCAGCGACTCCCCCTGGAGCAGAGAAAAGGACGAAAACGGAAATATTCACCCCAATAAAGTGACTGACGGGCCATACCTTTTCCGTACCCAAACCGGGCGTCTGGGCATGATCTGGACGAGTTGGGTATATTCAGTTTATACACAGGGGGTTGCTTACTCATCAAGTGGTACATTGGACGGTCCCTGGATACAGGAAAAAGAACCGGTCACACCACCTGATTTCGGACATGGTATGATTTTTAAAACACTGCAGGGCAGGTTGTTAATGGCGGTACATAGTCACCAGGATATTAACGGCCACTACCGCCGTACCCCACATTTATTTGAAGTAGATGACTCGGGTGACAAGCTGATCGTGCGCGGCCCTTACGTCCCCTGA
- a CDS encoding DUF6377 domain-containing protein yields the protein MKNLLLSILFIFTLVLCPVTTPAITKTDSLLNVLKREIAGRTKYDNRKEKQIEQLRKLLKSLPAGYVEARYQATQRLFEAFRDYRYDSTFVYAQRLIGLSRQSKNSTRLAENRLRLGTTLIASGMFKETFDCLRETSPKLLNSDSRKQYYILYSWAYSDLAKYNRDVFYSPDDLDRKYRYLDSAINLTTPGTFERLILQAQQKPGKGSHPYGYYLALMKRKLSVHEEAMVVTGLSRYRNGDEKIQLLTKAAIDDIRTSTYRAQAMLSLGTALSEQGNLEEAFYFLQQASAQANRFGSRLNQNEVARVLPVVAAKRVLLEQQQRERFLIYLISVFVIAIITGLVCFIIFFQLKKVRRAERIIKENNRALEKINKQLWEEGRIKEEYIGFFFNELSGFILKIDKLKNNLHRKIKTATPEDVLRMVDGIDIASERRQLFRTFDSVFLKLFPDFPDAFNALLREEDRVKPKKAGTLNSYLRIFALMRLGINSNEMIAAILEYTVSTVYTYRFRTRSKAIVPADEFEQRIMSIQLAPPTA from the coding sequence ATGAAGAACCTGCTTTTATCGATACTGTTCATTTTCACTCTTGTATTATGCCCGGTAACAACACCTGCCATAACAAAAACAGACAGTTTGCTGAATGTTCTTAAACGGGAAATTGCCGGGAGGACAAAGTATGACAACCGGAAAGAAAAACAAATTGAACAACTGCGTAAGCTGTTGAAATCGTTGCCTGCAGGATATGTGGAGGCAAGATATCAGGCCACTCAACGACTTTTTGAGGCGTTCAGAGATTACCGGTATGATTCGACCTTTGTTTATGCACAACGGCTGATTGGGCTGAGCAGGCAGTCAAAAAACAGCACCCGGCTTGCCGAAAACCGGCTCAGGCTTGGTACTACACTCATAGCGTCGGGTATGTTCAAAGAGACTTTCGACTGTTTAAGAGAAACATCACCCAAACTTTTGAATTCCGACTCAAGAAAACAATATTATATTCTTTATTCGTGGGCTTATTCAGACCTGGCCAAATATAATCGGGACGTATTCTACTCGCCGGACGATCTCGACAGGAAATATCGTTATCTTGACTCAGCCATTAATTTAACAACGCCCGGCACCTTTGAACGGCTGATACTGCAAGCCCAGCAAAAACCCGGCAAAGGATCCCATCCCTATGGGTATTACCTTGCATTAATGAAAAGGAAACTGTCTGTTCATGAAGAAGCTATGGTGGTTACCGGTTTGAGCCGTTATCGTAACGGTGATGAAAAGATACAGCTTCTGACAAAAGCAGCCATCGATGACATTCGCACTTCAACTTACCGCGCCCAGGCCATGTTATCGCTGGGGACAGCCCTTTCTGAACAAGGGAACCTGGAAGAAGCTTTTTATTTTTTACAACAGGCCTCGGCACAGGCAAATCGATTTGGTTCACGCCTTAACCAAAATGAGGTAGCACGTGTCCTGCCGGTGGTTGCAGCAAAACGTGTTTTATTGGAACAACAACAGCGGGAGCGCTTCCTGATCTATCTGATATCCGTATTTGTTATTGCCATAATCACGGGCTTAGTTTGCTTTATCATTTTTTTTCAATTAAAGAAAGTTCGCCGGGCAGAGCGTATTATTAAAGAAAACAACAGGGCACTTGAAAAAATCAATAAACAGCTTTGGGAGGAAGGTCGTATTAAGGAAGAGTATATCGGTTTCTTCTTTAATGAATTGTCTGGCTTTATCCTCAAAATCGATAAATTAAAGAACAATCTTCACCGGAAAATAAAAACTGCCACCCCTGAGGATGTTTTGCGAATGGTTGACGGCATAGACATAGCCTCAGAACGCAGGCAATTGTTCCGCACATTTGACAGTGTATTTCTTAAACTATTTCCCGATTTTCCGGATGCCTTTAATGCCTTACTTCGGGAGGAAGACCGTGTAAAGCCAAAAAAAGCCGGTACCTTAAATTCTTATTTAAGGATCTTTGCACTAATGCGTTTAGGCATTAACAGCAATGAAATGATTGCGGCAATTCTTGAATATACTGTGAGCACAGTTTATACCTACCGTTTCCGTACCCGCTCAAAGGCAATTGTACCGGCAGATGAGTTCGAACAACGTATCATGAGTATTCAGTTGGCCCCTCCAACAGCTTAG
- a CDS encoding SusC/RagA family TonB-linked outer membrane protein: MYKKLLLRLSAFALCCIFTSTALAQNRTVSGTVTDAADGSPLPGVSVVVTGMSVGTTTNAKGIYTLSIPASAKTISFSYIGYTTRQVPVTNEATLNVVLTASSNTLQEVVVVSVGYGTLDKREVSSAITHVSSKDLLPVASNSPLMSLQGKVAGLSITNTASGDPNSSPNVQLRGVSSRNAGLGPLYVINGVPGGNIDNINQNDIESIDVLKGGAASAIYGTRGSNGVIIITTKRGSSQSRMFYEGYASFDYLTNRLQNLTPDEFIADRVKNSQGQDYGAKTNWMDNVTNSPAFAQKHTVQLSGGSGKTNYFASADYRNADGVDLRAHKKEYGARITVNHATDDNIFVGTLSIAPRYMNTRNSDQGNFNNALTLNPTYPIYDKDGKYNYINTGFFSNNPVENANLIKAEADIKEMDINGSLKVNILRNLSTTVTLSEISRSARNMNFTPSTLSSIIHANKANQTNFASQQQQENDQKNIEWTGNYSLDLGPNHFKLLGGYSYSLYNYKEFHAQNYDFPFDSYLWNNLGSGLYNGGAAGQGQSAVGSTQNGSTLISFFGRLNYDFNNRYIVTASLRREGSSKFGTNNKWGNFPAASAAWRVSEENFMKGALPWINELKLRADYGVTGNQDFDNYLSLLLYGGAGYFPYNGQVYQVYGPSSNVNPDLRWEKSINFNAGLDFSILDNRISGSLDYYIRRNKDLLGSYNVPLPPNSQSTTYTNVGTMKNYGIELALNGSIIRHTDFSYNLTLALSYNRNKFISFSNNIYKGAIFQEVAGLPAPGSPGNIQRIQEGHSIGEFYTLRSAGVNESGALQVYKKDGTIVQANQASNDDKQFVGNGLPKFNGSIGNTFRYKRFDLSVFLRGTFGYKIFNTSAFYIGTPSSQSDANVLKSAYDSKSKYSRLTNPATTSIASDYFLENGSFVKIDNVALGYTQPIKTKYIKSVRLYATGRNLHTFTSFTGGDPDLVQVNGLTPGVNTSLSYYPSTLQLILGLQATF, encoded by the coding sequence ATGTACAAAAAACTTTTACTCAGGCTAAGCGCCTTCGCGCTCTGTTGTATATTTACAAGTACCGCACTGGCTCAAAACAGAACAGTGTCCGGCACCGTAACAGACGCCGCCGACGGTTCGCCATTACCAGGTGTAAGCGTTGTGGTGACCGGCATGTCGGTAGGCACTACTACCAATGCTAAAGGCATATATACCCTCAGCATACCTGCATCTGCAAAAACCATTTCTTTTTCATATATCGGCTACACAACCCGCCAGGTACCGGTAACCAATGAAGCTACGCTTAATGTAGTGCTAACGGCCTCCAGCAATACACTTCAGGAAGTTGTTGTTGTGAGCGTTGGTTACGGCACGCTCGACAAGCGCGAGGTATCAAGCGCCATCACACACGTTTCATCTAAAGACTTGCTCCCTGTTGCATCAAACAGCCCTTTAATGTCGTTACAGGGTAAGGTAGCCGGACTTAGCATTACCAATACAGCCAGCGGCGACCCCAACTCCTCTCCTAACGTGCAGCTTCGGGGGGTTTCATCGCGCAATGCAGGCTTAGGTCCGCTGTACGTGATAAACGGTGTACCGGGCGGTAATATAGATAACATCAACCAAAATGACATTGAAAGCATTGATGTGCTTAAAGGTGGCGCTGCATCAGCAATTTACGGAACGCGCGGCAGTAATGGCGTTATTATCATTACCACCAAAAGGGGTTCATCACAATCGCGCATGTTTTATGAGGGATACGCCAGTTTCGACTACCTTACCAACCGGCTGCAAAACCTTACGCCCGACGAGTTTATTGCCGATCGTGTAAAAAACAGCCAGGGGCAGGATTATGGGGCTAAAACCAACTGGATGGATAACGTTACCAACTCGCCGGCTTTTGCTCAAAAACACACCGTTCAATTGTCGGGCGGTTCTGGTAAAACGAATTACTTCGCATCGGCCGATTACCGCAACGCCGATGGTGTTGATCTGCGCGCGCATAAAAAAGAATATGGTGCCAGGATTACCGTAAACCATGCTACCGACGATAACATTTTTGTAGGTACATTAAGTATCGCCCCGAGGTATATGAATACCCGCAATTCCGACCAGGGCAACTTCAACAACGCGCTCACGCTTAATCCAACATATCCTATCTATGATAAAGACGGCAAATACAATTACATCAATACCGGCTTCTTTTCCAACAACCCGGTTGAAAATGCCAACCTTATCAAAGCAGAGGCCGATATCAAAGAGATGGACATCAACGGTTCATTAAAAGTAAATATCCTCCGGAACCTGAGCACAACGGTAACACTGTCAGAGATCAGCCGCTCGGCAAGAAATATGAATTTCACGCCTTCTACCCTTTCATCTATTATCCACGCCAATAAAGCTAACCAAACCAATTTTGCTTCGCAGCAACAACAGGAAAACGACCAGAAAAACATTGAATGGACGGGCAATTATTCGCTTGACCTGGGGCCTAACCATTTCAAGCTGCTTGGCGGCTATTCTTATTCATTATACAACTACAAAGAATTCCATGCACAGAACTATGATTTCCCGTTTGATTCTTATTTATGGAACAACCTTGGTTCGGGTTTATACAATGGCGGTGCCGCCGGGCAGGGTCAATCGGCTGTTGGTTCAACGCAAAACGGTTCTACACTTATCTCTTTCTTCGGGCGTTTAAATTATGATTTCAATAACCGGTATATTGTAACTGCCAGCTTGCGCCGTGAAGGTTCATCAAAATTTGGCACTAACAATAAATGGGGGAATTTCCCCGCAGCTTCTGCTGCATGGCGCGTATCGGAAGAAAACTTCATGAAAGGTGCGCTTCCATGGATAAACGAACTGAAATTAAGGGCTGATTATGGCGTTACGGGTAACCAGGACTTTGATAATTACCTGTCGTTATTATTATATGGCGGTGCAGGTTATTTTCCGTACAATGGCCAGGTTTACCAGGTTTATGGGCCGTCATCCAATGTAAACCCGGACCTGCGCTGGGAAAAATCGATCAATTTTAATGCAGGCCTCGACTTTTCTATCCTTGATAACCGCATCAGCGGCTCGCTTGATTATTACATCCGTCGAAATAAGGATTTACTGGGATCATATAACGTACCCTTACCGCCAAATTCTCAATCAACTACTTACACCAACGTAGGTACAATGAAAAACTACGGAATTGAACTTGCGTTGAACGGCAGTATCATCCGGCATACCGACTTCAGTTATAATCTGACTCTGGCATTGTCCTATAACCGTAACAAGTTTATTTCTTTCTCAAATAATATATATAAAGGTGCCATTTTCCAGGAGGTAGCCGGTTTACCGGCCCCGGGCTCACCAGGTAATATTCAGCGGATTCAGGAAGGCCATAGCATTGGTGAATTTTATACCTTACGCTCGGCCGGGGTAAACGAATCCGGCGCCCTGCAGGTTTACAAAAAAGACGGTACCATAGTCCAGGCTAACCAGGCATCTAACGATGATAAACAATTTGTAGGAAACGGGTTACCTAAGTTTAACGGCTCTATAGGTAATACTTTCAGGTATAAACGCTTTGATCTGAGTGTTTTCCTGCGAGGAACGTTCGGTTATAAGATCTTCAATACATCTGCCTTTTACATTGGCACACCGTCGAGCCAGAGTGATGCCAATGTGCTAAAATCGGCCTATGACAGCAAAAGCAAATATTCGCGCCTGACCAATCCGGCAACAACATCTATCGCCTCCGATTATTTTTTGGAGAACGGATCGTTTGTGAAGATAGATAATGTGGCATTAGGCTATACCCAACCGATTAAAACCAAATACATTAAATCCGTAAGGCTTTACGCAACCGGCCGAAACCTGCACACATTTACAAGTTTTACCGGCGGTGACCCTGACCTGGTACAGGTTAATGGGCTTACACCGGGTGTAAACACTTCGCTGAGTTATTATCCATCAACACTGCAACTGATCCTTGGCCTGCAGGCAACCTTTTAA